The following are encoded in a window of Aromatoleum petrolei genomic DNA:
- the rsfS gene encoding ribosome silencing factor — protein sequence MDTRTLEKTVVAALEDIKAKDIEVIDTTRLTSLFDRIVIATGDSNRQTRALARNVQEKVREAGARVASVEGEETGEWVLVDLGDIVVHIMQPAIRSYYNLEELWAAPSTPRRGHTATGVAAQ from the coding sequence ATGGACACCCGCACACTCGAAAAAACCGTCGTCGCCGCCCTCGAAGACATCAAGGCCAAGGACATCGAAGTCATCGACACCACCCGCCTGACCTCGCTGTTCGACCGCATCGTCATCGCCACCGGCGACTCCAACCGCCAGACGCGTGCACTGGCGCGCAACGTGCAGGAAAAGGTCCGTGAAGCCGGCGCCCGGGTGGCCAGCGTGGAAGGCGAGGAAACCGGGGAGTGGGTGCTCGTCGATCTCGGCGACATCGTCGTGCACATCATGCAGCCGGCGATCCGCAGCTACTACAACCTCGAAGAACTGTGGGCCGCCCCCTCGACCCCGAGGCGCGGCCACACGGCCACGGGCGTCGCGGCGCAGTGA
- a CDS encoding cupredoxin domain-containing protein, which produces MRTSLISLFAGAILAAPFTAGAAEPVADAAAIVKAANWDAMETITVELTEHSFTPQDLKLKAGQPYRLVIKNAGQKDHYYTAAEFFKSVAWRKVQTPKPNGGEIKAPYFTAVEAYKNGGTVELFFVTVNKGEFEVVCTIDDHKDQGMHGSIVVE; this is translated from the coding sequence ATGCGCACGTCCCTCATTTCTCTTTTCGCCGGGGCGATCCTTGCCGCGCCCTTCACCGCCGGCGCTGCCGAGCCGGTCGCCGATGCCGCCGCGATCGTGAAGGCTGCCAACTGGGACGCGATGGAGACGATCACGGTCGAGCTCACCGAGCATAGCTTCACCCCGCAGGATCTCAAGCTCAAGGCCGGCCAGCCCTACCGTCTGGTGATCAAGAACGCGGGGCAGAAAGACCACTATTACACCGCGGCGGAATTCTTCAAGTCGGTTGCGTGGCGCAAGGTGCAGACGCCCAAGCCGAATGGCGGCGAGATCAAGGCGCCGTATTTCACGGCCGTCGAGGCCTACAAGAACGGCGGGACGGTCGAGTTGTTCTTCGTCACCGTGAACAAGGGCGAGTTCGAGGTCGTGTGCACGATCGACGACCACAAGGATCAGGGCATGCACGGCTCGATTGTCGTCGAGTAA
- a CDS encoding prenyltransferase, whose amino-acid sequence MTLPATPRGREPTTQRFGNAPLRYLAATRPAFLSVTLVGCLIGLAAARADGVALDALRGVATVLFALLAHAGANVLNDYHDALSGADDANPDRLYPFTGGSRFIQNGVLTTARTARFAYALLGLVVPAGLWLAYGSGGGLLAIGFTGLVLGWAYSAPPLKLASRGLGEFAIAGAWLLVVVGTDFVQRGTFAWTPVTAGLSFALLVANLLFINQFPDRAGDEAAGKRTLVVRLGADTAKWGYFAIAIAAYGWLVLQVGRYNLPQACAAAALTLVLSFNAARQLREHASEPAELRPAIKLTIAAANLHGLALAATLAFARHT is encoded by the coding sequence GTGACGCTCCCCGCGACACCCCGAGGCAGGGAGCCGACGACGCAGCGTTTCGGCAATGCGCCGCTGCGTTACCTCGCCGCAACGCGCCCCGCCTTCCTCAGCGTGACCCTGGTCGGCTGCCTGATCGGCCTGGCCGCAGCGCGGGCGGACGGCGTCGCGCTCGATGCGCTGCGTGGGGTGGCGACGGTGCTGTTCGCGCTGCTCGCACATGCCGGCGCCAACGTGCTCAACGACTACCACGACGCCCTGAGCGGCGCCGACGACGCGAACCCCGACCGCCTCTACCCATTCACCGGCGGCAGCCGCTTCATCCAGAACGGCGTGCTGACGACGGCCCGAACCGCACGCTTCGCCTACGCACTGCTCGGACTGGTCGTGCCGGCCGGGCTGTGGCTCGCGTACGGTTCGGGGGGCGGCCTGCTTGCGATCGGGTTCACGGGACTCGTCCTCGGCTGGGCGTACTCGGCGCCGCCGCTCAAGCTCGCGAGCCGCGGGCTGGGCGAATTTGCGATCGCCGGCGCATGGCTGTTGGTCGTCGTCGGCACGGATTTCGTACAGCGCGGCACGTTTGCGTGGACGCCCGTCACCGCCGGCCTTTCGTTCGCGCTGCTGGTCGCGAACCTGCTGTTCATCAACCAATTCCCCGACCGTGCGGGCGACGAGGCCGCCGGCAAGCGTACGCTGGTCGTGCGCCTCGGCGCCGACACCGCAAAGTGGGGCTATTTTGCGATCGCGATCGCGGCCTACGGCTGGCTCGTGCTGCAGGTCGGACGCTACAACCTTCCCCAGGCGTGCGCCGCCGCGGCGCTGACGCTGGTGCTGTCATTCAACGCGGCACGGCAGCTGCGCGAGCACGCGAGCGAACCGGCGGAACTTCGCCCGGCGATCAAGCTGACGATCGCGGCGGCAAACCTGCACGGCCTCGCGCTCGCCGCGACACTTGCCTTCGCGCGTCACACCTGA
- the nadD gene encoding nicotinate-nucleotide adenylyltransferase encodes MAPKKPDASALGLLGGTFDPIHFGHLRLAEEAREALGLARVALIPAGQPPHRDVPQSAATDRLAMVRLASAGNPGLVVDDGEVFAPSKSYTIRTLERLRALHGAQRPLVLILGADAFNGLPSWHRWQELFDLAHIAVANRPGFAPHGRRWPGTLSPELDAACAGRIDTDPAALHNSPAGRVIPFDMTPLAISASLIRELIHGGHSARYLLPDSVLDYIGLHHLYRRT; translated from the coding sequence ATGGCCCCGAAGAAGCCTGACGCGAGCGCGCTGGGGCTGCTGGGCGGCACCTTCGATCCCATCCATTTCGGCCACCTGCGTCTCGCCGAGGAGGCCCGCGAAGCGCTCGGGCTCGCGCGGGTCGCCCTCATCCCGGCCGGCCAGCCGCCACATCGCGATGTGCCGCAGTCCGCGGCTACCGACCGCTTGGCGATGGTGCGACTGGCGAGCGCAGGCAATCCGGGACTCGTCGTCGACGACGGCGAAGTATTCGCGCCCAGCAAGAGCTACACGATCCGCACGCTCGAGCGCCTGCGCGCCCTGCATGGCGCGCAACGCCCGCTGGTGCTGATCCTCGGTGCCGATGCCTTCAACGGCCTGCCGAGCTGGCACCGCTGGCAGGAGCTTTTCGACCTCGCCCACATCGCGGTCGCCAACCGCCCCGGCTTCGCGCCGCACGGTCGCCGCTGGCCGGGCACGCTGTCGCCGGAACTCGACGCCGCGTGCGCCGGTCGCATCGATACGGACCCCGCCGCCCTGCACAACAGCCCTGCCGGGCGGGTGATCCCCTTCGACATGACGCCGCTGGCCATTTCAGCTTCGCTGATCCGCGAGCTCATCCACGGCGGGCACAGCGCCCGCTATTTGCTGCCCGATTCCGTTCTCGACTATATTGGGCTGCACCACCTTTACCGCAGAACCTGA
- a CDS encoding Maf family protein, with protein MSNLQARIYLASRSPRRRELLRQIGVHFDLLVFRGAERGADADVDETPLPDEDVERYVERVALTKAEAGCRRLQWRTLPQHPVLSADTTLELDGQIIGKPTDASDAATILRRLSGRTHRVLTAVAISDGVRTRSCINISEVRFRALTDAEIRHYVATGEPMDKAGAYGIQGRAAIFIEEIRGSYTGIMGLPLFETAQLLDAFGYPL; from the coding sequence ATGAGCAACCTCCAAGCCCGCATCTACCTCGCCTCGCGCAGCCCGCGCCGCCGCGAGCTCCTGCGCCAGATCGGCGTGCATTTCGACCTGCTCGTATTCCGGGGCGCGGAGCGCGGTGCCGACGCCGACGTCGACGAGACACCGCTGCCGGACGAGGACGTCGAACGCTACGTCGAGCGTGTCGCGCTCACCAAGGCCGAGGCCGGATGTCGGCGCCTGCAGTGGCGCACGCTGCCGCAGCACCCGGTGCTATCGGCGGACACGACGCTGGAACTCGACGGTCAGATCATCGGCAAACCGACCGACGCCAGCGACGCCGCGACAATCCTGCGCCGCCTGTCGGGGCGCACGCACCGCGTGCTGACCGCAGTGGCGATCAGCGACGGCGTGCGCACGCGCAGCTGCATCAACATCAGCGAAGTCCGCTTTCGCGCCCTCACCGACGCCGAGATCCGCCACTACGTCGCGACCGGCGAGCCGATGGACAAGGCCGGAGCCTACGGCATCCAGGGGCGCGCGGCGATCTTCATCGAGGAAATCCGCGGCAGTTACACCGGGATCATGGGGCTGCCGCTGTTCGAGACGGCGCAGCTCCTCGACGCCTTCGGCTATCCCCTGTAA
- a CDS encoding cupredoxin domain-containing protein, whose translation MSTGKNLVGVLRGALLAFLLACTAGAAAAEDEPVVRMHPALAGIDWTEVAVVEVALKDHSYEPDEIRLKVGQPYKLVLRNVGAVAHDMVGGSLFDEKVIALRMVNSSVGRVIADYVNSVYVRSRNDIELWLVPLKPGEYSFFCSLPGHREDGMEGVVRIVP comes from the coding sequence ATGAGCACGGGGAAGAACCTGGTCGGCGTCCTGCGGGGGGCGCTGCTCGCATTTCTGCTGGCGTGCACAGCTGGAGCCGCGGCGGCCGAGGACGAGCCGGTGGTGCGCATGCATCCGGCGCTCGCCGGCATCGACTGGACCGAAGTGGCCGTCGTCGAGGTCGCGCTCAAGGATCACAGCTACGAGCCCGACGAGATCCGCCTGAAGGTCGGCCAGCCGTACAAGCTGGTGCTGCGCAACGTGGGCGCGGTGGCGCACGACATGGTCGGCGGCTCGCTCTTCGACGAGAAGGTGATTGCACTGCGCATGGTGAATTCCAGCGTCGGGCGGGTGATCGCCGATTACGTGAATTCGGTGTACGTGCGCTCGCGCAACGACATCGAACTCTGGCTCGTGCCGCTCAAGCCGGGCGAGTATTCCTTCTTCTGCAGCCTGCCGGGGCATCGCGAGGACGGCATGGAAGGCGTCGTCCGCATCGTTCCCTGA
- the rlmH gene encoding 23S rRNA (pseudouridine(1915)-N(3))-methyltransferase RlmH, with amino-acid sequence MKLLIVAVGTRMPAWVESGFDEFARRMPRELPLQLIEVKAEPRTTGKTVDAMMAAEAARIEAALPPRCRRVILDERGSDLTTIALAGKLEAWQAEAADVALIVGGPDGLSPALKASAHERIRLSSLTLPHALVRPLLAEALYRAWTVLKNHPYHRE; translated from the coding sequence ATGAAACTACTGATCGTCGCCGTCGGCACGCGCATGCCCGCGTGGGTCGAATCCGGTTTCGACGAGTTCGCGCGCCGCATGCCGCGCGAGCTGCCGCTGCAACTCATCGAGGTGAAGGCCGAACCGCGCACGACGGGCAAGACCGTCGACGCGATGATGGCGGCCGAAGCCGCGCGCATCGAAGCGGCGCTGCCACCGCGTTGCCGCCGCGTGATCCTCGACGAGCGCGGCAGCGATCTCACCACCATCGCGCTCGCCGGCAAGCTGGAGGCGTGGCAGGCAGAAGCAGCGGACGTCGCACTGATCGTCGGCGGCCCCGACGGCCTGTCGCCGGCGCTGAAGGCAAGTGCGCACGAGCGCATCCGCCTGTCGAGCCTCACGCTGCCGCATGCGCTGGTACGCCCGCTGCTCGCCGAGGCCCTGTACCGCGCCTGGACGGTGCTGAAGAACCACCCCTATCACCGGGAGTGA
- a CDS encoding ethylbenzene dehydrogenase-related protein gives MKFLVPLLSLLPLVVHAQAPTPQVIPVANLAAAPKPDGDLSEWGGSGWVKVPVKPALEREERAKYGLDPAGERNTAGRLTVELKAGVAAGRFYLAVRYPDDAADTVHKEWSWRGDKYQRENQLEDMFAVRFHLAGDFDRTMLSTKDYKVDVWLWSAARTNPSGIAEDMMHHVTTKMQDSAAEYQVKDGPVIYISKRRDEGAASYEMLPRPKENKGDRLPSFAATNAAGSAADVAAKGVWKAGYWNLEFARALDPGHADDATFKAGTRISAQIAVFNKANAEHKSVSEPLVFDFGAVK, from the coding sequence ATGAAGTTTCTTGTTCCGCTCCTTTCGTTGCTGCCCTTGGTGGTGCACGCGCAGGCCCCGACGCCGCAGGTGATTCCGGTGGCCAACCTCGCCGCGGCCCCGAAGCCCGATGGCGACCTGAGCGAATGGGGCGGCAGCGGATGGGTCAAGGTGCCCGTGAAGCCGGCGTTGGAGCGCGAGGAGCGGGCGAAATACGGGCTTGACCCGGCCGGCGAGCGCAACACGGCGGGCCGCCTCACGGTGGAACTGAAGGCGGGCGTCGCGGCGGGGCGGTTCTACCTCGCCGTGCGTTACCCGGACGATGCCGCCGACACCGTGCACAAGGAATGGAGCTGGCGCGGCGACAAGTACCAGCGCGAGAACCAGCTCGAGGACATGTTCGCGGTGCGTTTCCATCTTGCCGGCGACTTCGACCGGACCATGTTGTCGACCAAGGACTACAAGGTCGACGTCTGGCTGTGGTCGGCGGCGCGGACCAATCCGTCCGGCATCGCCGAGGACATGATGCATCACGTCACGACGAAGATGCAGGATTCGGCCGCGGAGTATCAGGTCAAGGACGGTCCGGTGATCTACATCTCCAAGCGTCGCGACGAAGGCGCCGCGTCCTACGAGATGCTGCCGCGCCCGAAGGAGAACAAGGGGGATCGACTGCCCTCGTTCGCCGCCACGAACGCCGCGGGTAGCGCCGCAGACGTCGCTGCCAAGGGGGTGTGGAAGGCCGGGTACTGGAATCTCGAATTCGCCCGCGCCCTCGATCCTGGTCACGCGGATGACGCCACGTTCAAGGCTGGAACGCGGATCTCTGCGCAGATCGCCGTGTTCAACAAGGCCAATGCCGAGCACAAGAGCGTATCGGAGCCGCTGGTGTTCGATTTCGGTGCAGTGAAATGA
- the rng gene encoding ribonuclease G: MSIEFLINFTPQETRVAIVEQGVVQELHVERTASRGIVGNIYLGKVVRVLPGMQSAFIDIGLERTAFLHVADIWSDRHNGDTGKPIERILVEGQNLTVQVLKDPIGTKGARLSTQISIAGRLLVYLPQEKHIGISQRIEDEAEREALRERLTRLVPADETGGFIVRTMAESASDEELAADIAYLRKLWGEIRNSATGRFPPEVLYEDLSLGQRVLRDLVNDDTTRILVDSRENFQKLTAFASEYSPKVLPLLEHYGGERPLFDLHSVEEEIQKALARRVNLKSGGYLIIDQTEAMTTVDVNTGGFVGARNFDDTIFKTNLEAAQTIARQLRLRNLGGIIIIDFIDMENPEHRDMVLDEFRKALARDHTKMTVNGFTALGLVEMTRKRTRESLAHLLCEPCPTCGGRGEVKTARTVCYEILRELLREARQFNAREFRVLAAPNVIDLFLDEESQSLAMLSDFIGKKISLHPEASYSQEQFDIVLL; encoded by the coding sequence ATGAGTATCGAATTCCTCATCAACTTCACGCCGCAGGAGACGCGCGTAGCGATCGTCGAACAGGGTGTGGTGCAGGAGCTGCACGTCGAACGCACCGCCAGCCGCGGCATCGTCGGCAACATCTACCTCGGCAAGGTGGTGCGCGTGCTGCCGGGCATGCAGTCGGCCTTCATCGACATCGGTCTCGAGCGCACCGCCTTCCTGCACGTCGCCGACATCTGGAGCGACCGCCACAACGGCGACACCGGCAAGCCGATCGAGCGCATCCTCGTCGAAGGCCAGAATCTCACCGTGCAGGTGCTGAAGGATCCCATCGGCACGAAGGGCGCGCGGCTGTCGACACAGATCAGCATCGCCGGACGGTTGCTCGTCTACCTACCGCAGGAAAAGCACATCGGCATTTCCCAGCGCATCGAGGACGAGGCCGAGCGCGAGGCCCTGCGCGAACGCCTCACCCGTCTCGTGCCCGCGGACGAGACAGGCGGCTTCATCGTGCGCACGATGGCGGAATCCGCGTCCGATGAAGAGCTCGCCGCCGACATCGCCTACCTGCGCAAACTGTGGGGCGAGATCCGCAACAGCGCGACCGGGCGCTTCCCGCCTGAGGTGCTCTACGAAGACCTCAGTCTCGGCCAGCGCGTGCTGCGCGATCTGGTCAATGACGACACGACGCGCATCCTCGTCGACTCGCGCGAAAACTTCCAGAAGCTCACCGCCTTCGCCTCCGAATACAGTCCCAAGGTCCTGCCCCTGCTCGAACACTACGGCGGCGAGCGCCCGCTCTTCGACCTGCACAGCGTCGAGGAAGAGATCCAGAAGGCGCTCGCGCGGCGCGTGAACCTGAAATCCGGCGGCTACCTGATCATCGACCAGACCGAGGCGATGACCACCGTGGACGTGAACACCGGCGGCTTCGTCGGCGCGCGCAACTTCGACGACACGATCTTCAAAACCAATCTCGAGGCCGCTCAGACGATCGCGCGCCAGCTGCGCCTGCGCAACCTCGGCGGCATCATCATCATCGACTTCATCGACATGGAAAACCCCGAGCACCGCGACATGGTGCTCGACGAGTTCCGCAAGGCGCTCGCGCGCGACCACACCAAAATGACGGTGAACGGCTTCACCGCGCTGGGACTGGTCGAGATGACGAGAAAGCGCACGCGCGAATCGCTCGCCCACTTGCTGTGCGAACCCTGCCCGACCTGCGGCGGCCGCGGCGAGGTGAAGACCGCGCGCACGGTGTGCTACGAGATTCTGCGCGAACTGCTGCGCGAGGCGCGCCAGTTCAACGCGCGCGAATTCCGCGTGCTCGCCGCCCCCAACGTGATCGACCTCTTCCTCGACGAGGAGTCGCAATCGCTCGCGATGCTGTCGGACTTCATCGGCAAGAAGATCTCCCTGCACCCGGAAGCGAGCTACTCGCAGGAACAGTTCGACATCGTGCTGCTGTGA